Genomic window (Gemmatimonadaceae bacterium):
CGGCGGTGCCGGCGGTGCAGGTGGGAGAGACGACCTTTGCCGGGACGACGCTCCTCGCCCGGCTGGGAGGGGGCTGAGCGTGGCACGCCCGCAACCGCGCCGCGCGGTCGTCCTGCTGCCGAACGGGTTCACGCTCGCGAACCTCTTCTTCGGCGTCTTCGCGATCGTCGCCGCCTCGCGCGGCGATTTCTCGCGCGCGGTCTCCTACATCGTCTTCGGCGGCGTGGCCGATGCGCTCGACGGGCGCGTGGCGCGCGCCACCAACACCGGGAGCCGCTTCGGCGAGGAACTCGACTCGCTCGTCGACGCCATCTCGTTCGGCCTCGCGCCCACGATGATCATCTACTTCGCCGTCTTCAACCAGGCGGGGTGGGACTGGATCTTCTGCTTCATGTTCACGATGTGCGCGGTGATCCGCCTCGCGCGCTTCAACGTCGAGCAGGCCGGGCGCAAGAAGACACACTTCCACGGCCTCCCCTCCCCCGCCGCCGGCGGGACGCTCGCCACGTACTACTGGTTCAGCCAGACCGACCTGTACACGCAGACGATGATCGCCGACCTCCCATGGCATCAGATGCTGCGCTTCATCATGCTCGGGCTGTCATTCCTGATGATCAGCAACGTGCAGTACGCCGCGATGCCGACCATCGGCTACCGGAGCGTCCGCCAGGTGCTCGGCTCGCTCCTCGTGATCGGGACGATCGTCGGCGTCATCTTCCTCCCCAAGTCGTTCTTCTTCCCCGCCGCCATGGCGTACGTCCTGTACGGCCTGGTGGCGACCGTCTTCATCGGCCTTCTCGACCGCCTCCCGGGCAACGGCGACGACTACGAGGAGTATGCGGCTGACGGTGATATGAACGATCGCGCGCTCGTCGTCGCCGACGATGAGGCGCGCGACGAGGCGCGCGACGACGGACGCGGCGATGGTCGCCGCCGACGCCGGCGCAGGCGGCCGCGCGGTCCGCGCCCCTCCGGGCCGCCTAACGCCTCCGGAGGCGGCACTGCTCCGGGGACAACCCAGCATGCTCCACCCACCCCTCCCACCTCCGAGGACTGACGGGGATGCCCCGCTATCGTGTAGCTGTTCACATCGTTCCCCGCCGCGGGATCCTCGATCCCCAGGGCAAGGCCGTCGCCGACGCGCTTCACGCCCTCGGCTTCTCCGCCGTCGGCGACGTCCACGTCGGGCGGCACCTCGTCCTCGACGTCGACGCCGACTCGAGCGACCAGGCCGGCGCCGCCGTGCGCAGCATGTGCGACAAGCTCCTGGCCAACCCGGTCACGGAGGACTACGAACTCGCAGGAGTGACCCCCGCGTGAAGTTCGGCATCGTCACCTTCCCCGGCTCCAACTGCGACGAGGACGCCTACGTCGCCGTTGCCGATGCGTTAGGCGAGGAGGCCGTGCGCCTCTGGCACAAGGACCATGACCTCCAGCGCTGCGATGTCATCATCCTGCCCGGCGGCTTCAGCTACGGCGACTACCTGCGCTCCGGCGCCATTGCCCGCTTCTCGCCCATCATGCGCGAGGTGATCGCGCACGCCGAACGCGGTGCGCCGGTCCTCGGCATCTGCAACGGCTTCCAGATCCTCTGCGAGGCGCACCTGCTTCCCGGGGCCCTCCTGCGCAACGCCTCCCTGCAGTTCGTGAGCGAGATGGTGACGCTGCGCGTCGAGAACGCATCCACGCGCTTCACCAACCGCTACCACGACGGACAGCTGCTGCGCATTCCCGTCGCGCACGGCGACGGCCGCTTCACCATCGCCCAGGACGGGCTCACGGCGCTCGAGGATGGCGGACAGGTCGTCTTCCGCTACGCGAACGCTGCCGGCGCCATCGTCCCCGAGGCGAATCCCAATGCATCGCTCGACAACATCGCCGGCATCTTGAGCGCGCGCGGCAACGTGCTCGGCATGATGCCGCATCCCGAGCGCGC
Coding sequences:
- the pssA gene encoding CDP-diacylglycerol--serine O-phosphatidyltransferase, which encodes MARPQPRRAVVLLPNGFTLANLFFGVFAIVAASRGDFSRAVSYIVFGGVADALDGRVARATNTGSRFGEELDSLVDAISFGLAPTMIIYFAVFNQAGWDWIFCFMFTMCAVIRLARFNVEQAGRKKTHFHGLPSPAAGGTLATYYWFSQTDLYTQTMIADLPWHQMLRFIMLGLSFLMISNVQYAAMPTIGYRSVRQVLGSLLVIGTIVGVIFLPKSFFFPAAMAYVLYGLVATVFIGLLDRLPGNGDDYEEYAADGDMNDRALVVADDEARDEARDDGRGDGRRRRRRRRPRGPRPSGPPNASGGGTAPGTTQHAPPTPPTSED
- the purS gene encoding phosphoribosylformylglycinamidine synthase subunit PurS, coding for MPRYRVAVHIVPRRGILDPQGKAVADALHALGFSAVGDVHVGRHLVLDVDADSSDQAGAAVRSMCDKLLANPVTEDYELAGVTPA
- the purQ gene encoding phosphoribosylformylglycinamidine synthase subunit PurQ, translated to MKFGIVTFPGSNCDEDAYVAVADALGEEAVRLWHKDHDLQRCDVIILPGGFSYGDYLRSGAIARFSPIMREVIAHAERGAPVLGICNGFQILCEAHLLPGALLRNASLQFVSEMVTLRVENASTRFTNRYHDGQLLRIPVAHGDGRFTIAQDGLTALEDGGQVVFRYANAAGAIVPEANPNASLDNIAGILSARGNVLGMMPHPERAVDARLGSQDGLALFESMLATVAA